The proteins below come from a single Corynebacterium cystitidis genomic window:
- a CDS encoding aminotransferase class IV, whose amino-acid sequence MLLAADSFTVRDGKVRGLSLHLQRFHRATGVPIDQLRRLLSGVRGSPRLEFTAAGVSVRRRPARVEEDSVRIMGSLFDDRTSPLVKGPDLEWLASVKPSGGEAWLIDHDGLVVEACFATPVLFSGGRALFPQHPRQLDSVTRRLVVRAFDAFGFPYEFVGPLPPEKFDAGWLLNATGVRRFGAAPEGIRRQVLGWMDAHAEPVDVIP is encoded by the coding sequence ATGCTTTTAGCTGCTGATTCTTTCACTGTTCGGGATGGGAAAGTGCGCGGGCTGAGTTTGCATTTGCAGCGTTTCCACCGCGCTACTGGGGTGCCCATAGATCAGCTCCGCCGGTTGTTGTCCGGGGTGCGCGGCTCGCCACGTTTGGAGTTTACGGCTGCCGGTGTGAGTGTGCGTAGGCGTCCCGCGAGAGTGGAAGAGGATTCGGTGCGAATCATGGGTTCGCTTTTCGACGATCGCACTAGCCCACTGGTCAAAGGGCCGGATCTGGAATGGTTGGCCTCGGTGAAACCGTCTGGTGGGGAGGCGTGGCTCATCGATCACGATGGTCTTGTTGTTGAGGCCTGTTTTGCTACCCCAGTGCTTTTTAGCGGTGGTCGCGCCCTGTTTCCGCAGCACCCACGCCAGCTTGATAGTGTGACGCGCAGGTTGGTGGTTCGTGCTTTCGACGCTTTTGGGTTCCCGTATGAGTTTGTTGGCCCGTTACCGCCAGAAAAGTTTGATGCGGGGTGGTTGCTTAATGCGACTGGTGTGCGTCGTTTTGGTGCGGCTCCGGAAGGGATTCGTCGTCAAGTGCTGGGCTGGATGGATGCCCATGCCGAGCCGGTAGACGTGATCCCGTAG
- a CDS encoding ferritin, which yields MNEKLYAALNDQVTKEFEAALVYRQLSYEMDRLSLPGMQNWFEEQAAEEIDHANRFAAHLLDRGEKVTIGKIEIEALNINSALDAFEASLAHEKKVSASIRDIARIADEVKDYDSRPLLHEFLAEQIEEEADVSEIVDQLRLVDNEGTGVLRLDTSLGQRDD from the coding sequence ATGAACGAAAAGCTATACGCAGCTCTGAACGATCAGGTAACCAAGGAATTTGAGGCGGCGTTGGTCTACCGCCAGCTGTCCTACGAAATGGACCGCCTGTCGCTTCCAGGTATGCAGAACTGGTTCGAAGAACAAGCCGCTGAAGAAATCGACCACGCCAACCGCTTCGCAGCACACCTCCTAGACCGTGGCGAAAAAGTGACCATCGGCAAGATCGAGATCGAAGCGCTCAACATTAATTCTGCTCTCGACGCCTTCGAGGCATCGTTGGCACACGAGAAAAAGGTTTCCGCCTCCATCCGTGATATCGCGCGGATTGCAGATGAAGTCAAAGACTACGACTCGCGCCCACTGCTCCACGAATTCCTCGCTGAGCAAATCGAGGAAGAGGCAGACGTCTCCGAGATCGTCGACCAGCTACGCCTAGTGGACAACGAGGGCACCGGCGTTCTACGCCTGGATACCTCCCTGGGCCAGCGCGACGACTAA
- a CDS encoding WXG100 family type VII secretion target encodes MTPSVLEAIDASVRELSQSWEGSESDMYQSIITEWNSGAAGLTEVLTSVSEMLGSIQQANQQMRVPINELLDEQTN; translated from the coding sequence TTGACACCCTCTGTGCTGGAGGCGATTGATGCGTCGGTGCGCGAACTCTCCCAATCATGGGAGGGGAGTGAGTCGGACATGTACCAATCAATCATCACTGAATGGAATTCCGGGGCGGCAGGCCTGACTGAGGTATTGACATCTGTTTCTGAGATGTTGGGCAGTATCCAACAGGCCAATCAGCAAATGCGTGTGCCCATCAACGAGCTGTTGGATGAGCAAACTAATTAA
- a CDS encoding IS256 family transposase gives MTRRDPEDKARIDAIEEKLLANPEVAKIIKELATSTTDANELVRGMLQASLSAALQAEMDVHLGYQSGDRAAKNAARADNHRNGSYPKTVDSNYGPVTIDVPRDRQGTFVPTMVPKGVRCLTDVDDMIVSLYAGGMTIRDIQHHLATALKIDVSHETISAVTDAVLDEVLQWQSRQLDEFYPVVFLDALRIKVRDGGRVVNKSAYLAIGVDMDGIKHILGIWIAKEEGASFWAQVCSHLANRGVKDVFIVCCDGLKGLPEAVEATWPNSMVQTCIVHLIRAANRWVAYGDRKAVSAALKQIYTAADEDQAAQALEHFAATELGQKYPQSVKVWRDAWDRFIPFLQFPPAARKVIYTTNSIESFNNQLRKATRNRVQFTNDESAVKTLWLMICNIEDRRAAKRAKEGKKVAATAGRLIEGARVAGWKQAINQMSVAYPDRFQNYL, from the coding sequence ATGACGCGACGTGATCCAGAGGATAAAGCTCGGATTGATGCTATTGAGGAGAAACTGCTTGCCAATCCTGAGGTAGCTAAAATCATCAAGGAGCTTGCAACCTCTACTACGGATGCCAATGAACTGGTCAGGGGCATGCTGCAAGCCTCGCTATCGGCAGCATTGCAGGCGGAAATGGATGTCCACCTCGGCTATCAGTCTGGTGACAGGGCAGCCAAAAACGCTGCTCGGGCTGATAACCACCGCAATGGCAGCTATCCAAAGACCGTGGATTCTAACTATGGGCCTGTCACCATTGATGTGCCCCGTGATCGGCAGGGGACGTTTGTTCCGACGATGGTGCCTAAAGGAGTACGTTGCCTGACCGATGTCGATGACATGATCGTTAGTTTGTATGCCGGTGGGATGACCATCCGTGATATCCAACACCACCTAGCCACAGCCTTGAAGATCGATGTGTCGCATGAGACGATCTCTGCGGTTACTGATGCAGTGCTCGACGAAGTACTGCAGTGGCAAAGCCGCCAGCTAGATGAGTTCTACCCCGTGGTGTTCCTCGATGCACTGCGTATCAAAGTCCGTGATGGTGGGCGAGTGGTCAACAAGTCTGCTTATCTGGCTATCGGGGTGGATATGGACGGTATTAAGCACATCCTGGGTATTTGGATTGCCAAAGAAGAAGGAGCCTCGTTCTGGGCACAGGTCTGTTCCCACCTGGCTAACCGGGGTGTTAAAGACGTTTTCATCGTGTGCTGTGATGGGTTGAAAGGCCTGCCAGAAGCAGTCGAAGCGACCTGGCCGAACTCGATGGTTCAAACCTGTATCGTCCACCTGATCAGGGCAGCCAACCGGTGGGTTGCGTACGGGGACCGTAAAGCAGTATCAGCGGCTTTAAAGCAGATCTACACCGCTGCTGATGAGGACCAGGCAGCGCAAGCGTTAGAACACTTTGCTGCAACTGAGCTGGGGCAGAAATATCCGCAATCAGTGAAAGTGTGGCGCGATGCGTGGGATCGGTTTATACCGTTTCTACAGTTCCCGCCAGCAGCGAGGAAGGTGATCTACACGACGAATTCGATTGAATCGTTTAACAATCAACTACGTAAAGCCACCCGTAATAGGGTGCAGTTCACTAACGATGAATCCGCAGTCAAGACGCTGTGGTTGATGATCTGCAATATCGAAGATCGCCGTGCCGCCAAACGAGCCAAAGAAGGCAAAAAGGTTGCTGCCACAGCCGGACGCCTCATAGAAGGTGCACGCGTGGCAGGGTGGAAACAAGCCATCAACCAAATGTCCGTAGCCTACCCCGACCGCTTCCAAAACTACCTATAA
- a CDS encoding anthranilate synthase component I family protein translates to MGLPQQWQVRRIGGTLPDLARILSANADGFVWLDSADSEHPTGQRSYIGANMGSGWAGRTCGLDQLPALPVGVADEPTNGPGYQPGYFVALNYESTQALVLVPDVVVVQEHGQLWLYHSYEATLPQELAGQEVAARGGNSAGDPASLGLKAPVPDVRRDQYAAMIARCQELIAAGQCAQLCLTTSWRTTLSDGTLSDDAVLDLYLRLRAHSPTPMASLWNIDNTAFLSASPERFLQVTSDGKVQVNPIKGTRGRGVSPAEDAAIVAELAASKKDFEENRMIVDIMCEDLCQVCRPGSVQVSQLCEVHTFSDAHQLISTVEGQLRPGVGPVDVVQACMPPGSMTGAPKARAVKALHVLEPQRRGWYSGVAGHITADGAADFSVLIRTVVVDGGELSYGVGGAITALSDTAAELEEVEVKLRPFRKLLCF, encoded by the coding sequence ATGGGTTTACCACAGCAATGGCAGGTGCGTCGTATTGGCGGCACTCTGCCCGACCTTGCCCGGATTCTTTCTGCCAATGCCGACGGATTTGTCTGGCTTGATAGTGCGGATAGTGAGCACCCCACGGGCCAGCGCAGCTATATCGGGGCGAATATGGGTTCTGGTTGGGCGGGGAGAACCTGTGGGCTTGACCAGCTTCCGGCGCTTCCGGTGGGTGTGGCGGACGAGCCTACTAACGGGCCTGGCTACCAGCCGGGCTATTTTGTGGCGCTGAACTACGAGTCTACGCAGGCGTTAGTGCTGGTACCTGATGTTGTGGTGGTCCAGGAGCATGGCCAGCTGTGGCTTTATCACAGCTACGAGGCGACGCTTCCGCAAGAATTGGCTGGGCAGGAGGTGGCTGCTCGCGGCGGGAATAGCGCTGGTGATCCCGCCTCTTTAGGGTTGAAGGCACCGGTGCCGGATGTGCGCCGTGACCAGTACGCGGCCATGATCGCACGGTGCCAGGAGTTGATTGCGGCAGGGCAGTGCGCGCAGTTATGCTTAACCACCTCGTGGCGGACGACGCTTTCCGACGGCACGCTTTCCGACGACGCTGTGCTGGATCTTTATCTGCGTTTGCGCGCGCACTCTCCGACACCAATGGCTAGTCTGTGGAATATTGATAACACTGCTTTCTTGTCGGCTTCGCCGGAGCGTTTCCTTCAGGTAACCAGTGATGGAAAGGTGCAGGTGAATCCGATTAAGGGCACGCGTGGCCGTGGCGTATCGCCTGCTGAGGATGCTGCGATTGTTGCTGAGCTTGCGGCCAGTAAGAAGGATTTTGAGGAAAACCGCATGATTGTGGACATCATGTGTGAAGATCTCTGCCAGGTGTGCCGCCCCGGTTCGGTGCAGGTGTCGCAGTTGTGTGAGGTGCATACGTTTTCGGATGCTCACCAGCTGATCAGTACTGTTGAGGGCCAGCTTCGGCCAGGTGTTGGGCCCGTGGATGTGGTGCAGGCGTGCATGCCTCCGGGTTCGATGACCGGCGCTCCGAAGGCCCGTGCGGTAAAGGCGTTACACGTCCTTGAACCGCAGCGGCGTGGCTGGTATTCGGGAGTAGCGGGGCATATCACGGCGGATGGTGCCGCTGACTTTTCAGTGTTGATCCGTACCGTGGTAGTAGACGGTGGTGAGCTCAGCTATGGGGTGGGCGGGGCCATCACTGCTTTAAGTGACACCGCAGCTGAGCTTGAGGAAGTGGAGGTAAAGCTCCGCCCCTTTAGGAAGCTTTTATGCTTTTAG
- a CDS encoding DUF6531 domain-containing protein, whose translation MPVVHLAAFHKYESDEFFIGGDPSSVGDVAIRWRNFGEAACQSADDFRLVNTAGFEGTEAEKYSQIVYDNFPRDLTTTGEAHQGVARALDEYGETLTTHLTRMTSLMAVALPTHTAHRAAVSAYNTAEANAIRARATAMAATATAAGTALVPGLNAVTASTAATAQAEASAAQAAFEAAKAKYHSVNNAWQGHLDSARSIKQSLISSVKFVVAKVESQTKKRFEENKNWLERRLEDIDNFLDKNAEWLKKLADGLANVGAIVAGIGLVLAFTPLAPLAPFLLIAGAAFGGASLGLDVALAASGNQGWIPVVIDAALTFIPAGRLLRPLKNTPLARHAGDLAQKFRGRMDDNSLLARGYDRVRQALEPVDLATGAMIHEHTDVHLGGVLPLVVDRAAFTSHEMGRAFGSQWVSRLDVRIEVTHDRVYMLTPTGALISFPSAPEDGSEVRGDGRGWLLSYGDGAYRVRDVSQGLTYVFAVVGTAETHAHPGPVEDTSPGVGSTYVGIPKGCIADDAELGIEIGISSVVHHTGHRIDYFYDQATGHMVSMVRSDGSHLEFTWDEAVDRVAGIWVSNPQTHPDDAPERLMLYEYDPWGRLCRVINSHEGVLRYHYNDGGLICGWTDRNGVSYHHVFDDYGRVIAQAGTGGVFANAVVYLPDTGEDAPVGGGVTVALETACTFPQDPLDIGDDVIPDILQRLQTLPLAQALREHGLESVGLTGRGRTGARDDQPWTINPELLYDEVLGDIRPTVYRSTAHGDVWRVITPEGTVVDTEFDANHVPVATTNTAGATTRYEYNEDGVLVSVFYPDETSTHVEPGSWGVPVRVVGRDGQITEYEVDAFGMTTGVTDPTGARSTLEYELRASGAVVAAATNPEGLTTQLECDDAGRQVAVVDPAGRRTSVIRDVRGLVIETLDADGNTTTIDYTPEGWPSAVTHPDGTTITTTYDGEGNQLSVTNEIGATTRTRYTVFDKPLAITDAAGSVTHLTYNTQMQPVALTNADGNTWKYEYNLDGMISREVDYNGIVTESVVSSDGLVGKVISPAGTTTTTWNALGRVETVVDASGTTVYSYDELGRISTISNPLTTVSYTRDDYGRITHEAVALASGESVVQELRRSPTGVVASDHLTLPGGDVFNTVYQRNEVGEITTSAISHTRNGREIATTVTDITYGRGSRGQRDRISVGSLVRSFDYDVRGRLIEDLTGALTLAAPTTGAKSSGAAFETPRGMRSVVGRKFSWRDDTTLTGIVDQLRGTTAFDVDIMGRVTGVRRDATGADMIARGTLSADSANGVSGSAVGGATTSSAGAPTATESYGFSPAGVLTSIAVPAPATTSGGMSFGVGDSQVELAGTMPTRVGRTTYTYDKAGRVTQTVTKRISKKPLVHRFYYAASRQPIGFESSDEPGVGYRYVYDGLDRRVAKERIDTSTGEIIGRVVFAHRGDRLAGQQVAVGQDRGAGYVWSFDPGTGEVIGQITLTPNAHAEAFDDRRTPPTIGFTSGSPCQGENTGTRDVNTGLNADLNTNGPDVSRDVCDWSQDEVDAEFFALVSDLAGAPHEIIDPVTGDVVGRSTQTLYGVRSWRGAQSSPLLFTGQYFDEESGWAYNRFRYYHPQAGVYNAQDPLGASPRLASAQGYVDHAGYWVDPLGLESCPRPGAGGDKDLVDPQTPKKSDAPEGKPHVPKPYNSGSDVVDHVTEKSMHGRPNRNGVFEVNSAEDVDEIWDTLRQGHEVTPVERSNSPGMDKFELEDGTRVQYRPDSKSGGQTIDIKLPEAKDFTVNDNGKAKSFQDLKVHVQTQK comes from the coding sequence ATGCCTGTTGTTCATCTTGCGGCGTTTCACAAGTATGAGTCGGATGAGTTTTTCATCGGTGGGGATCCCAGTTCTGTTGGTGATGTGGCGATTCGGTGGCGGAATTTTGGCGAAGCGGCGTGTCAGTCTGCTGATGATTTCCGGTTAGTGAATACTGCTGGGTTTGAGGGGACAGAAGCAGAGAAGTATTCCCAGATTGTCTACGATAACTTCCCCCGAGATTTAACCACCACTGGTGAGGCTCACCAAGGTGTGGCTCGTGCGTTAGACGAGTATGGTGAGACATTAACGACACATCTTACCCGGATGACATCTTTGATGGCAGTGGCGCTGCCGACGCACACGGCGCATCGTGCAGCCGTGTCTGCCTATAACACCGCCGAGGCCAATGCTATTCGTGCGCGTGCAACAGCAATGGCTGCGACGGCGACGGCGGCTGGTACCGCGCTTGTACCTGGCCTTAATGCTGTCACGGCGTCTACAGCGGCGACGGCTCAGGCCGAGGCTAGTGCGGCGCAAGCAGCTTTTGAAGCTGCGAAAGCTAAGTATCATTCGGTTAATAATGCGTGGCAGGGTCATCTCGATTCGGCACGTAGTATTAAACAGTCGTTAATATCGAGTGTTAAGTTTGTTGTGGCGAAGGTTGAATCGCAGACGAAGAAACGCTTCGAGGAAAATAAAAACTGGTTGGAACGTCGCTTAGAGGATATAGATAACTTCTTAGATAAGAACGCGGAGTGGTTGAAGAAGTTAGCCGATGGGTTAGCTAATGTGGGGGCAATTGTTGCTGGTATCGGTCTTGTTTTAGCTTTTACTCCGCTTGCTCCGCTTGCTCCGTTTCTTTTGATTGCGGGTGCTGCCTTTGGTGGCGCATCTCTGGGTCTTGATGTGGCCTTGGCTGCGTCTGGTAATCAGGGCTGGATTCCCGTTGTCATTGATGCAGCTTTGACTTTCATCCCGGCGGGGCGATTACTTAGACCTTTGAAGAATACTCCTCTTGCCCGGCATGCCGGTGATTTAGCCCAAAAGTTCCGTGGCCGGATGGATGATAACTCTTTGTTAGCGCGAGGCTATGACCGGGTTAGGCAAGCTCTTGAGCCGGTGGATTTGGCTACTGGTGCAATGATTCATGAACATACGGACGTCCATCTCGGAGGAGTGTTGCCGTTGGTGGTTGACAGGGCTGCGTTTACGTCGCATGAGATGGGCCGTGCGTTCGGCTCGCAGTGGGTTTCCCGTTTGGATGTGCGCATTGAAGTTACTCACGATCGTGTGTACATGCTTACCCCTACGGGCGCGTTGATTTCATTTCCTTCCGCACCAGAAGACGGTTCTGAGGTCCGCGGTGATGGGCGGGGGTGGTTGTTGTCCTATGGTGATGGTGCCTACCGGGTGCGGGATGTCAGCCAGGGCTTGACCTATGTCTTTGCCGTTGTGGGAACTGCTGAAACGCATGCTCACCCCGGCCCGGTAGAAGACACCTCTCCTGGAGTAGGTAGTACGTATGTGGGTATACCTAAGGGATGTATTGCTGATGATGCTGAGCTAGGTATTGAGATCGGGATTTCGTCTGTAGTTCATCACACTGGCCACCGGATTGATTATTTTTATGACCAGGCTACAGGTCATATGGTGTCAATGGTGCGCTCCGATGGGTCACACCTTGAGTTTACGTGGGATGAGGCGGTCGATCGGGTGGCCGGTATTTGGGTGTCGAACCCCCAGACTCATCCAGACGATGCGCCTGAACGTCTTATGTTGTATGAGTACGACCCGTGGGGCCGGTTGTGTCGAGTGATTAATTCACATGAGGGTGTCTTGCGCTATCACTACAACGATGGCGGGTTGATTTGTGGGTGGACAGATCGCAACGGGGTCTCCTACCATCACGTTTTCGATGATTATGGGCGTGTTATCGCGCAAGCAGGCACCGGTGGTGTGTTTGCCAACGCGGTGGTTTATCTTCCTGATACTGGTGAGGATGCACCAGTTGGCGGTGGGGTGACCGTTGCCCTGGAAACCGCGTGTACTTTTCCCCAAGACCCACTAGATATTGGTGATGATGTTATCCCGGACATTTTGCAGCGGTTACAAACGTTGCCTCTTGCGCAGGCGTTGCGTGAACATGGTCTAGAAAGTGTGGGCCTAACCGGGAGGGGGCGGACTGGTGCTCGTGATGATCAACCATGGACGATAAATCCCGAATTACTGTATGACGAGGTGTTGGGTGATATCCGTCCAACGGTGTATCGATCTACTGCACACGGTGATGTGTGGCGAGTGATTACTCCGGAAGGCACCGTGGTGGATACGGAATTCGATGCCAACCACGTGCCGGTAGCGACAACTAACACCGCTGGGGCTACGACTCGTTACGAGTACAACGAGGACGGTGTGTTAGTTTCTGTCTTTTATCCGGATGAGACAAGTACTCATGTGGAACCTGGGTCGTGGGGTGTACCGGTTCGTGTGGTCGGCCGAGACGGGCAGATCACTGAGTACGAGGTGGATGCTTTCGGCATGACTACTGGAGTCACCGACCCGACGGGGGCGCGCTCTACACTTGAGTATGAACTACGGGCTTCTGGTGCGGTGGTGGCCGCGGCTACTAACCCGGAGGGGCTGACTACACAGCTGGAGTGTGATGATGCTGGCCGGCAGGTCGCTGTTGTGGATCCGGCTGGCCGACGTACCAGTGTGATCCGCGATGTACGTGGCTTGGTCATTGAGACGTTGGATGCGGATGGCAACACCACTACCATTGATTACACGCCTGAGGGCTGGCCATCAGCAGTGACACACCCAGACGGAACCACAATCACCACTACTTACGATGGTGAAGGTAATCAACTGTCGGTTACTAACGAAATCGGGGCGACTACGCGAACCCGGTACACAGTGTTCGATAAACCGTTGGCAATAACCGATGCGGCGGGGTCAGTAACCCACCTGACCTATAACACGCAGATGCAACCGGTGGCACTAACTAACGCCGACGGTAACACCTGGAAATATGAATATAATTTGGATGGGATGATCAGCCGTGAGGTGGACTACAACGGAATTGTTACGGAGTCTGTTGTATCGTCTGATGGGTTGGTTGGGAAGGTCATCTCACCGGCGGGAACGACGACTACCACGTGGAATGCTTTAGGGCGGGTGGAGACTGTCGTCGATGCTTCAGGAACGACTGTCTACTCCTACGACGAGCTTGGGCGTATTTCTACAATTAGTAATCCGCTGACTACGGTGTCTTACACCAGGGATGATTATGGCCGTATCACCCATGAGGCTGTCGCGTTGGCATCTGGAGAGTCTGTTGTTCAGGAACTTCGTCGTAGCCCAACAGGCGTGGTAGCCAGCGATCACCTCACGCTGCCAGGTGGTGACGTTTTCAACACGGTTTATCAGCGTAACGAAGTCGGCGAGATCACAACCTCGGCGATCAGCCACACCCGTAATGGCAGAGAGATTGCCACCACGGTCACTGATATCACGTATGGGCGGGGAAGTCGTGGGCAGCGTGACCGCATTAGTGTCGGATCGCTGGTACGTAGCTTTGATTATGATGTTCGGGGCAGGCTGATAGAAGATCTCACCGGCGCATTGACTCTAGCTGCGCCTACAACTGGTGCGAAGTCCAGTGGTGCCGCTTTTGAAACACCTCGTGGGATGCGTAGTGTGGTGGGCCGGAAGTTTTCGTGGCGTGACGATACCACGTTGACTGGCATAGTCGATCAGTTACGCGGTACTACTGCTTTCGATGTGGACATCATGGGGCGTGTGACTGGGGTGCGCCGGGATGCTACAGGTGCCGACATGATTGCCCGTGGCACTCTAAGCGCAGATTCCGCCAATGGTGTGAGTGGTTCCGCAGTTGGTGGAGCAACTACATCATCGGCGGGGGCACCGACAGCAACCGAGTCGTATGGGTTTAGTCCCGCTGGTGTGCTTACCAGTATTGCTGTGCCTGCACCTGCTACCACTTCTGGTGGGATGTCGTTTGGGGTGGGTGATTCCCAGGTGGAATTAGCCGGGACGATGCCGACCCGTGTGGGGCGGACCACGTACACGTATGACAAAGCTGGCCGTGTTACTCAGACGGTGACGAAGCGGATTAGTAAAAAACCGTTGGTGCATCGTTTCTACTACGCTGCCTCGAGGCAACCCATCGGATTCGAGTCTTCTGATGAACCTGGTGTGGGCTACCGATATGTCTATGACGGTCTGGATCGTCGCGTGGCGAAAGAACGGATTGACACCTCTACTGGTGAGATCATTGGTCGTGTGGTGTTTGCTCATCGGGGTGACCGGTTGGCTGGGCAGCAGGTTGCTGTGGGACAGGATCGTGGAGCCGGATATGTATGGTCGTTTGATCCTGGTACTGGAGAAGTTATAGGTCAGATCACTCTCACTCCTAACGCACACGCTGAGGCTTTTGATGACCGACGCACACCGCCGACTATTGGTTTCACTTCAGGTAGTCCTTGCCAGGGTGAAAATACTGGAACTAGGGATGTAAATACCGGCCTAAATGCTGACCTAAATACCAATGGCCCTGATGTGTCTCGTGATGTTTGTGACTGGAGTCAGGATGAGGTCGATGCCGAGTTTTTCGCGTTGGTTAGTGACTTGGCGGGTGCGCCGCACGAGATCATTGACCCAGTCACTGGTGATGTGGTTGGTCGTTCTACACAGACGTTGTATGGGGTGCGGTCGTGGCGTGGAGCTCAGTCGTCGCCGTTGTTGTTTACTGGGCAGTACTTCGATGAGGAGTCTGGGTGGGCGTATAACCGATTCCGTTATTACCATCCGCAGGCTGGGGTGTACAACGCCCAAGACCCTCTCGGCGCATCACCGCGTCTCGCTTCTGCACAGGGCTATGTTGACCACGCCGGGTACTGGGTTGATCCGCTTGGGCTAGAAAGCTGTCCTAGGCCAGGTGCGGGAGGTGATAAGGACCTAGTTGATCCTCAGACACCGAAGAAGAGTGATGCACCTGAGGGGAAACCACACGTGCCGAAGCCTTATAATTCTGGGTCTGACGTTGTTGATCATGTGACCGAGAAGTCGATGCACGGTAGGCCGAATAGAAACGGTGTATTCGAAGTAAATAGCGCGGAAGATGTCGACGAGATCTGGGATACATTACGTCAAGGACACGAGGTCACACCCGTTGAGCGATCAAATTCTCCCGGGATGGACAAGTTTGAATTAGAGGATGGGACGAGGGTGCAGTACCGCCCGGACAGTAAGTCGGGTGGTCAAACCATTGACATTAAGTTACCGGAGGCCAAAGATTTCACCGTTAATGACAATGGGAAAGCCAAATCCTTCCAAGATCTAAAAGTGCATGTGCAGACGCAGAAGTAG
- a CDS encoding RHS repeat-associated core domain-containing protein: MEAETFFSCASAASKASSGVRSWRGTQSSPLLFTGQYFDEESGWAYNRFRYYHPQAGVYNAQDPLGASPRIASAQGYVDHAGYWVDPLGLKSCPTPGAGGDKDLVDPQTPKKSDAPEGKPHVPKPYNSGSDVVDHVTEKSIHGRPNSKGVFEVNSAEDVDEIWDTLRQGHEVKPRPQSGEIKIDYFELEDKTMVQYRSDSKSGGQTIDITLPEAREFTVNDNGRAEEFKKLKVHVQQQK, translated from the coding sequence ATGGAGGCGGAAACCTTCTTCTCATGCGCTAGTGCTGCCTCGAAGGCATCGAGTGGGGTGCGGTCGTGGCGTGGAACTCAGTCGTCGCCGTTGTTGTTTACAGGGCAGTACTTCGATGAGGAGTCTGGGTGGGCGTATAACCGATTCCGTTATTACCATCCGCAGGCTGGGGTGTACAACGCCCAAGACCCTCTCGGCGCATCACCGCGTATAGCCAGTGCACAAGGCTATGTTGACCACGCCGGGTACTGGGTTGATCCGCTTGGGCTAAAAAGCTGTCCTACGCCAGGTGCGGGAGGTGATAAGGACCTAGTTGATCCTCAGACACCGAAGAAGAGTGATGCACCTGAGGGGAAACCACACGTGCCGAAGCCTTATAATTCTGGGTCTGACGTTGTTGATCATGTGACCGAGAAGTCGATACACGGTAGGCCGAACAGCAAAGGTGTATTCGAAGTAAATAGCGCGGAAGATGTCGACGAGATCTGGGATACATTACGTCAAGGACACGAGGTAAAGCCTAGACCGCAAAGCGGTGAAATTAAGATCGATTATTTTGAATTAGAGGATAAAACTATGGTTCAGTACCGTTCGGATAGTAAGTCGGGTGGTCAAACTATTGACATTACGTTGCCGGAGGCCAGAGAGTTTACTGTTAATGACAATGGGCGGGCTGAAGAATTCAAGAAGCTCAAAGTGCATGTGCAGCAGCAGAAGTAG